From Methanocella paludicola SANAE, a single genomic window includes:
- a CDS encoding 30S ribosomal protein S13: MAEKTDKPEKTKKEHKAEAPATEAAPAAAPKKGGKKDKAAKPAEGAAPEHGKKQPKGKKAEEKPKDEIKYLVRIQNTDLDGTSKVLYALTGIKGIGIRVSKMLARKAEVDPNAIMGYLPPEQVDRLRNALENIDTNMPVWMLNRRNDTYTGENRHLTGTDLILSNKEDINLMKKIRSYKGIRHERGQKVRGQRTRSTGRTGATVGVVRKKEAPGAGAAEGGKEKK; this comes from the coding sequence CCGCTCCTGCAGCTGCTCCCAAGAAGGGCGGCAAGAAGGATAAGGCCGCAAAGCCCGCAGAAGGCGCCGCCCCCGAGCACGGCAAGAAGCAGCCGAAGGGCAAGAAAGCCGAGGAAAAGCCCAAGGACGAGATCAAGTACCTCGTGCGCATCCAGAACACCGACCTGGACGGCACATCCAAAGTGCTGTACGCCCTCACGGGCATCAAGGGCATCGGCATCCGCGTATCCAAGATGCTCGCCCGCAAGGCGGAAGTCGACCCCAACGCCATCATGGGATACTTACCCCCGGAGCAGGTCGACAGGCTCAGGAACGCCCTCGAGAACATCGACACCAACATGCCCGTCTGGATGCTCAACAGGCGCAATGACACTTACACAGGCGAGAACAGGCACCTTACTGGTACCGACCTCATTCTCAGCAACAAGGAAGACATCAACCTGATGAAGAAGATCAGGTCCTACAAGGGCATCAGGCACGAGCGCGGCCAGAAGGTCCGCGGCCAGAGGACCAGGTCGACCGGCAGGACCGGAGCCACCGTAGGCGTCGTCAGGAAGAAGGAAGCGCCCGGAGCCGGAGCGGCTGAGGGCGGAAAGGAGAAGAAGTGA
- a CDS encoding 30S ribosomal protein S4, protein MGYPGKAKKIYNTPHHPWQKARIDEETALVKKYGLRNKKNVWKFASMLRKYRGQARTLLGVLGTGLATEDSHYAREAGQIQAKLQKLGVLKEDSKLEDILALKVEDLLERQLQTIVFRKGYANSMKQARQFIVHGHVSLNGRKITVPSYMVLKAEEDTISYYIGSPITKDALTAKPVVKAPAPKVPAPAATTAAVETAQPAAQPPKEA, encoded by the coding sequence ATGGGATACCCAGGTAAGGCAAAAAAGATCTACAACACCCCTCACCACCCGTGGCAGAAGGCCAGGATCGACGAGGAGACCGCGCTGGTCAAGAAGTACGGCCTGAGGAACAAGAAGAACGTCTGGAAGTTCGCCTCGATGCTCAGGAAGTACAGGGGCCAGGCCAGGACGCTCTTAGGCGTGCTCGGCACCGGGCTCGCGACCGAGGACTCGCACTACGCCCGTGAAGCCGGGCAGATCCAGGCCAAGCTGCAGAAGCTCGGCGTGCTCAAGGAGGACTCGAAGCTCGAAGACATCCTCGCCCTCAAGGTGGAGGACTTACTGGAGAGGCAGCTACAGACTATCGTCTTCAGGAAGGGCTACGCGAACTCCATGAAGCAGGCCCGCCAGTTCATCGTCCACGGCCACGTCTCCCTCAACGGGCGCAAGATCACCGTGCCAAGCTACATGGTGCTCAAGGCCGAGGAAGACACGATATCGTACTACATCGGCTCGCCCATCACCAAGGACGCGCTCACTGCGAAGCCCGTCGTAAAGGCTCCTGCGCCGAAGGTGCCGGCCCCGGCGGCAACAACAGCGGCCGTCGAGACTGCACAGCCGGCAGCACAGCCCCCCAAGGAGGCTTAA
- a CDS encoding 30S ribosomal protein S11: MADQMKWAVAHIFSSFNNTIITVTDLTGAETLAKTSGGMVVKQARNESSPYAAMQMAANVAEQIKAKGIMGVHIKVRAPGGNRQRSPGPGAQAAIRSLARAGLRIGRIEDVTPIPHDGTRAPGGKRGRRV, from the coding sequence ATGGCAGACCAGATGAAGTGGGCAGTAGCTCACATATTCTCATCGTTCAACAACACCATCATCACCGTCACCGACCTGACGGGCGCCGAGACGCTCGCCAAGACCTCGGGCGGCATGGTGGTCAAGCAGGCCAGAAACGAGAGCTCCCCGTACGCCGCAATGCAGATGGCGGCCAACGTCGCTGAGCAGATCAAGGCCAAGGGCATCATGGGAGTCCACATCAAGGTGCGGGCGCCCGGCGGAAACCGCCAGAGAAGCCCCGGCCCCGGCGCCCAGGCCGCGATACGCTCGCTCGCCAGGGCAGGCCTGAGGATCGGAAGGATCGAGGATGTTACCCCTATTCCGCACGACGGCACCAGAGCCCCGGGCGGAAAGAGAGGTAGGCGCGTATAA
- a CDS encoding DNA-directed RNA polymerase subunit D encodes MKLEILELGDRKAKFVLSEVTPAFANAVRRAMLADIPKMAIDYVDIYDNTSVMFDEMLAHRMGLIPIKTNLDMYKLREECDCKGEGCALCQVSFTLSAEGPCMVHSRDMKSSDPDTVPADDNVPIIELKERQKVVLTAVARLGRGKEHSKFQPVCPPGYKYVPIIEISDKCDSCKQCVEQCPRGVFAVDKNKVVVDNPYNCSMCEECLEACDLKAIKLSIDNTAFIFMVETDGSYSAQEIITRAVESIRARSAALNEVLENF; translated from the coding sequence ATGAAGCTGGAGATCCTGGAACTCGGCGACCGTAAGGCGAAGTTCGTCCTGTCGGAGGTCACCCCCGCGTTCGCGAACGCCGTCAGGCGCGCGATGCTCGCCGACATCCCCAAGATGGCCATCGACTACGTTGATATTTACGACAACACGTCCGTCATGTTCGACGAGATGCTGGCACACCGCATGGGCCTCATCCCGATCAAGACTAACCTCGACATGTACAAGCTCCGCGAGGAGTGCGACTGCAAAGGCGAGGGCTGTGCCCTCTGCCAGGTGAGCTTCACGCTGTCCGCGGAAGGCCCCTGCATGGTGCACTCCCGGGACATGAAGTCCTCGGACCCGGATACCGTTCCGGCCGACGATAACGTCCCCATCATCGAGCTGAAGGAAAGGCAGAAGGTAGTCCTCACGGCCGTGGCCCGGCTCGGCAGGGGCAAGGAGCACTCGAAGTTCCAGCCCGTTTGCCCGCCAGGCTACAAGTACGTGCCGATCATCGAGATCAGCGACAAGTGCGACTCGTGCAAGCAGTGCGTCGAGCAGTGCCCCCGGGGCGTCTTCGCCGTCGACAAGAACAAGGTCGTCGTCGATAACCCGTACAACTGCTCAATGTGCGAGGAGTGCCTGGAGGCATGTGACCTTAAGGCCATTAAGTTGTCCATCGACAACACTGCCTTCATATTCATGGTCGAGACGGATGGCTCGTACAGCGCCCAGGAGATCATTACCCGGGCCGTCGAATCTATCCGGGCCCGGTCGGCCGCGCTCAACGAAGTCCTTGAAAATTTCTAA